The following proteins come from a genomic window of Paenibacillus spongiae:
- the xylA gene encoding xylose isomerase produces MTYFTNIGKIQYEGKGSDNPLAFKHYNPQEKILGKTMEEHLRFAVAYWHTFVGSGADPFGVGTAVRGWDYADAMDQAKARVDANFEFLSKIGIPYYCFHDRDIAPEGETLQETNRNLDVIADLLEQNMKASGAKLLWNTANMFNNPRFVHGAGTSCNAEVYAYAGAQLKKSLEIGKRLGAENYVFWGGREGYETLLNTDMGFELDNLARMFHMAVDYAKEIGFGAQFLIEPKPKEPTKHQYDFDAATTIAFLQKYGLTDSFKLNLEANHATLAGHTFEHEIRVAAINGMLGSLDANQGDLLLGWDTDEFPTDLYATTLTMYEVLKAGGIGSGGINFDAKVRRGSFEDEDLFLAHIAGMDSYAWGLKAAAKLIEDKVLDGIVDNRYRSYKEGIGADIAAGKVTLHTLEQYALQNKPIKNESGRQERIRLMLNEIIYSV; encoded by the coding sequence ATGACTTATTTTACAAACATCGGCAAGATTCAGTACGAGGGCAAGGGCTCCGACAATCCGCTAGCATTCAAGCATTATAATCCGCAAGAGAAGATTCTTGGCAAGACGATGGAGGAGCATCTGCGCTTCGCCGTTGCTTATTGGCATACTTTCGTCGGCTCCGGGGCGGATCCGTTCGGTGTGGGCACGGCTGTGCGCGGCTGGGACTACGCGGATGCGATGGATCAGGCGAAAGCCCGGGTAGACGCGAATTTCGAGTTTCTCTCGAAAATCGGGATTCCTTATTATTGCTTCCATGATCGCGATATAGCGCCGGAAGGCGAGACGCTTCAAGAAACGAACCGCAATCTCGACGTGATTGCCGACCTGCTCGAGCAGAATATGAAGGCTTCCGGCGCCAAGCTGCTTTGGAATACGGCCAATATGTTCAATAACCCGCGTTTTGTGCACGGGGCAGGCACATCGTGCAACGCCGAAGTCTACGCCTATGCGGGCGCACAGCTCAAGAAATCGCTCGAAATCGGCAAACGTCTCGGTGCGGAGAATTATGTGTTCTGGGGCGGCCGGGAAGGCTACGAAACCTTGCTGAATACGGATATGGGCTTCGAGCTGGACAATTTGGCCCGCATGTTCCATATGGCCGTCGATTATGCGAAGGAAATCGGCTTCGGCGCTCAATTCCTGATCGAGCCCAAGCCGAAGGAGCCTACGAAGCATCAATATGACTTCGATGCGGCGACAACGATTGCGTTCCTTCAGAAATACGGCTTGACGGATTCCTTCAAGCTTAATTTGGAAGCCAACCACGCAACCCTTGCCGGCCATACGTTCGAGCATGAGATTCGCGTCGCGGCCATTAATGGCATGCTGGGCTCGCTGGATGCGAACCAGGGCGATCTGCTGCTGGGTTGGGATACGGACGAGTTCCCAACCGACCTGTACGCAACCACTTTGACCATGTACGAAGTGCTGAAAGCAGGCGGTATCGGCTCCGGCGGTATCAACTTCGACGCGAAGGTGCGCCGCGGATCGTTCGAGGACGAGGATTTGTTCCTCGCTCATATCGCAGGCATGGACAGCTACGCGTGGGGGCTGAAGGCTGCCGCGAAGCTGATCGAAGACAAGGTGCTGGACGGCATCGTCGACAATCGTTACCGCAGCTATAAGGAAGGCATTGGCGCCGATATCGCGGCGGGCAAAGTGACGCTGCATACGCTGGAGCAGTACGCGCTGCAGAACAAGCCGATCAAGAATGAGTCCGGCCGTCAAGAGCGTATCCGGCTGATGCTGAACGAAATCATCTACAGCGTATAG
- a CDS encoding ROK family transcriptional regulator has translation MKMKPTGDLAMIKKINTAIVLEAILKHAPLSRAQISERTGLNKATVSSLVQDLIDNQLVLEIGQGASSGGRKPVLLLFHARAGYAIGIDLGVNYIRGVLTDLEGGVIAGCELPLKTNEQQAVIEQLAACIDSLRKEIPDSPYGLVGIGVGVPGIVDEQGMILFAPNLGWTQVKLQQALEQRYDVPISIDNEANAGAQGEQKYGAGRGIAHQIYVSVGIGIGTGIILNKELYKGASGFSGELGHLSIEMNGKHCRCGNDGCWELYASENALLEQAEPLGYTDLDALLQAAEDGDTRVRELFSSIGTALGTGIANIVNVFNPDVVIVGNRMSRAKPWIGGALQDAVASRTLSYHRERLRILFAELNEQSAVRGAAYEAISRFFTKIKGGVY, from the coding sequence ATGAAAATGAAGCCCACTGGCGACCTCGCCATGATCAAGAAAATTAATACAGCCATCGTCCTGGAAGCGATCCTGAAGCATGCGCCTCTGTCGCGAGCGCAAATATCCGAACGAACCGGCCTCAATAAAGCGACGGTATCCAGCCTCGTGCAGGATCTCATCGACAACCAGCTTGTCCTGGAAATCGGACAAGGCGCATCAAGCGGCGGCCGAAAGCCCGTACTGCTGCTCTTTCATGCACGGGCAGGCTATGCGATCGGCATCGATCTGGGGGTTAACTATATCCGCGGCGTCTTGACCGACCTCGAAGGCGGCGTTATCGCCGGCTGCGAGCTGCCTCTGAAGACGAATGAGCAGCAGGCCGTCATCGAGCAGCTTGCCGCTTGCATCGACAGCCTGCGTAAAGAGATCCCCGACAGCCCGTACGGCCTTGTCGGTATCGGGGTCGGCGTTCCCGGCATCGTCGACGAACAGGGCATGATTCTGTTCGCCCCTAATCTCGGCTGGACGCAGGTCAAGCTGCAGCAAGCCTTAGAGCAGCGGTACGATGTGCCGATCAGTATCGATAACGAAGCCAACGCCGGTGCCCAAGGCGAACAGAAGTACGGCGCAGGGCGCGGAATCGCCCACCAAATCTATGTGAGCGTCGGCATCGGAATCGGCACCGGAATTATTCTGAACAAAGAGCTTTATAAAGGGGCATCCGGCTTCTCCGGCGAGCTGGGACACTTATCGATCGAGATGAATGGGAAGCACTGCCGCTGCGGCAATGACGGCTGTTGGGAGCTATATGCATCGGAGAACGCCTTGCTGGAGCAGGCCGAACCGCTTGGCTATACGGATCTGGATGCGCTGCTCCAGGCTGCCGAGGATGGCGATACTCGCGTACGCGAATTATTTTCCAGCATCGGGACGGCACTCGGCACGGGTATCGCGAATATTGTCAACGTCTTCAATCCCGACGTCGTTATTGTCGGAAACCGGATGAGCCGTGCCAAGCCATGGATCGGCGGCGCCCTGCAGGACGCGGTAGCGTCAAGAACGCTGTCCTACCACAGAGAACGGCTGCGGATTCTGTTCGCAGAGCTTAACGAACAGTCTGCCGTACGCGGAGCCGCATATGAAGCCATCAGCCGATTTTTTACCAAGATCAAAGGCGGCGTATATTAA
- the xylB gene encoding xylulokinase, protein MSYVIGVDLGTSAVKVLLLNREGEVLAEASRSYPLFHEHSGWSEQRPDDWVEGTIEALHELTQVSGAAAEAVEGISFSGQMHGLVLLDGEGIPVRNAILWNDTRTTAECREIESLLGDKLLRVTRNPALEGFTLPKILWVKKHEPEAFAQAELFLLPKDYVRYRLTGQLHMDYSDAAGTLMLDVAGKTWSHDVLAAFGLPHSFCPPLVESHACVGTLLPEQSSRCGLPAGTKVFAGGADNACGAIGAGILQDGLTMCSIGTSGVILSYEQGSGRDYEGKVHFFNHGKQDAFYSMGVTLAAGYSLSWFKNTFAKDESFDDLLAGVDAVQPGANGLLFTPYLVGERTPHADAVIRGSFIGIDGSHERIHFARAVMEGITFSLNESVDLFRAAGKTVDTIISIGGGAQNPVWLQMQADIFNADVVALENEQGPGLGAAMLAAYGCGWFGSLDECAESFVKRSSVYKPQSSAAAAYAGLFRIYQQVYTQTAGLNESLKAYRT, encoded by the coding sequence ATGTCCTATGTCATTGGGGTCGATCTGGGCACAAGCGCGGTGAAAGTATTGCTTCTGAACCGGGAAGGCGAAGTGCTCGCGGAAGCTTCGCGCAGCTATCCGCTCTTCCATGAGCACTCGGGCTGGAGCGAGCAGCGGCCCGACGATTGGGTTGAAGGCACGATCGAAGCGCTGCATGAATTGACGCAAGTAAGCGGTGCGGCTGCCGAAGCGGTTGAAGGAATTAGCTTCTCGGGTCAAATGCACGGCCTCGTGCTGCTTGACGGCGAAGGCATTCCGGTCCGCAACGCGATTCTGTGGAATGATACGCGGACAACGGCGGAATGCCGCGAGATTGAATCGCTGCTAGGCGATAAGCTGCTGCGTGTAACGCGGAATCCGGCGCTCGAAGGCTTCACCCTTCCCAAGATCCTTTGGGTGAAGAAGCACGAGCCGGAAGCATTCGCCCAAGCGGAGCTGTTTCTGCTGCCGAAGGATTACGTCCGCTATCGGCTGACGGGTCAGCTCCATATGGATTACTCTGACGCGGCAGGCACTCTGATGCTCGATGTGGCGGGCAAAACATGGAGTCATGATGTGCTGGCTGCATTTGGCTTGCCGCATTCATTCTGCCCGCCGCTTGTGGAGTCGCATGCCTGCGTAGGCACGCTTCTGCCGGAACAATCCTCGCGCTGCGGCTTGCCGGCCGGAACGAAAGTATTCGCCGGCGGTGCGGACAATGCTTGCGGAGCCATCGGCGCCGGTATTCTGCAGGACGGGCTGACGATGTGCAGCATCGGTACGTCCGGCGTCATCCTGTCCTATGAGCAGGGCAGCGGCCGCGACTACGAAGGCAAGGTGCACTTCTTCAACCATGGGAAGCAGGACGCGTTCTATTCGATGGGGGTTACGCTTGCGGCAGGTTATTCCTTGAGCTGGTTCAAGAACACATTCGCCAAGGACGAATCGTTCGACGATCTGCTTGCCGGGGTCGACGCTGTGCAGCCCGGCGCGAATGGACTGCTCTTCACGCCATACCTCGTCGGTGAACGAACGCCGCATGCGGATGCCGTGATCCGCGGCAGCTTCATCGGAATCGACGGCTCGCATGAACGGATTCATTTCGCCCGGGCCGTTATGGAAGGCATTACGTTCTCCCTGAATGAATCCGTCGACCTGTTCCGTGCCGCCGGAAAGACGGTAGATACGATTATTTCAATCGGTGGCGGCGCGCAGAACCCGGTTTGGCTGCAGATGCAGGCGGACATATTTAACGCGGACGTTGTCGCGCTGGAGAACGAACAGGGACCCGGACTGGGCGCCGCCATGCTGGCCGCTTACGGGTGCGGATGGTTCGGCAGCCTTGACGAATGCGCGGAGAGCTTCGTGAAGCGCTCGTCGGTCTATAAGCCGCAGTCTTCGGCAGCGGCTGCCTACGCGGGCTTATTCCGAATCTATCAGCAGGTATATACGCAGACTGCAGGCTTGAACGAATCGTTGAAGGCGTATCGGACTTAA
- a CDS encoding ABC transporter permease produces MEPITKRAGGAIWTGGKLFRRRLSRRWLEQWRVWRTVLDWSVWIYIVIPALWIGGGMYAELWTDPAPWMNRVPLWATQLAALLIVNTGTLRTFAEEADVLFLLQKPDWSRGLFIRGMAYTALGRGIAAALFFAFILPIMVIAHDLAWITILEMFLLTWLWSVIGSLWHNLLEGRYRGWRRTAWKLAAMLMLSATYIVSALLYTPEGIHSVWQPAAGLIALAFLIAKKLRARDTFESDVQQEHRARLASTELLLGPIMERKPRIKMNKPIVMRSSKRIFRSFEPAALLAENTIKSFLRRFSQIRIWLGYLSVSTTAMLLSPLWVKILLMVLLPLLIARWVQSLCENFIQEPFIEQFNWTDSMMKQSAQQVRLWLVLPIAVVLGLAGGVQMFGVGGLLGGAIAGLYWWKANEVMSDVLMLKQRKKGKS; encoded by the coding sequence ATGGAACCAATAACAAAGCGAGCCGGAGGTGCGATCTGGACCGGCGGAAAATTGTTCCGGCGACGTCTGAGCAGGCGCTGGCTAGAGCAGTGGCGCGTATGGCGGACGGTTCTGGATTGGTCGGTGTGGATTTATATTGTCATCCCCGCTCTCTGGATCGGCGGGGGAATGTATGCAGAGCTGTGGACCGACCCTGCACCATGGATGAACCGGGTTCCCTTGTGGGCGACGCAGCTGGCGGCGCTATTAATCGTTAACACAGGTACGCTCCGTACCTTTGCGGAAGAGGCGGACGTGCTCTTCCTGCTGCAGAAACCGGATTGGAGTCGCGGTCTATTTATACGGGGCATGGCGTATACGGCTCTAGGACGCGGGATTGCAGCCGCGCTGTTCTTCGCATTCATACTGCCCATTATGGTCATCGCGCATGACCTTGCTTGGATTACGATACTGGAGATGTTCCTCTTAACGTGGCTGTGGTCCGTCATCGGCAGCCTATGGCATAACCTGTTGGAGGGCCGTTACCGCGGCTGGCGCAGAACAGCATGGAAGCTCGCGGCAATGCTGATGCTGTCCGCGACCTATATCGTTTCGGCATTGCTCTACACGCCGGAAGGCATTCATAGCGTGTGGCAGCCCGCAGCGGGGCTTATCGCGCTCGCGTTCCTGATCGCCAAGAAGCTCCGTGCACGCGATACCTTCGAGTCGGACGTTCAGCAGGAGCACCGCGCCCGGCTCGCCAGTACGGAACTGCTGCTCGGTCCGATCATGGAACGGAAGCCGAGGATCAAGATGAACAAGCCGATCGTTATGCGAAGCTCGAAGCGGATATTCCGGTCCTTCGAGCCCGCAGCGCTGCTGGCGGAGAATACGATCAAAAGCTTTCTTCGGCGCTTCTCCCAAATCCGGATATGGCTCGGCTATTTGAGTGTATCGACAACAGCCATGCTGCTGTCGCCATTATGGGTGAAGATTCTGCTGATGGTTTTGCTTCCGCTGCTCATCGCGCGGTGGGTACAGTCTTTATGCGAGAACTTCATTCAAGAACCGTTTATTGAACAGTTTAATTGGACGGACAGCATGATGAAGCAATCTGCTCAGCAGGTGAGGCTCTGGCTTGTTCTTCCCATCGCAGTCGTACTCGGGCTTGCAGGAGGAGTGCAAATGTTCGGAGTAGGGGGTCTGCTGGGCGGAGCTATAGCCGGATTGTATTGGTGGAAGGCGAATGAAGTCATGTCGGACGTTCTGATGCTGAAGCAGCGAAAGAAGGGCAAGTCGTAA
- a CDS encoding putative holin-like toxin: protein MEVKDVLALMIGASSLLIALVTLVLTLVTVLNQKEVGRPVTRNAAYFRCCCFVHANRP from the coding sequence GTGGAGGTTAAAGACGTGTTGGCGCTTATGATCGGTGCCAGTTCGCTGCTAATTGCGCTCGTGACGCTGGTCCTAACCCTCGTCACCGTGCTTAACCAAAAAGAAGTAGGCCGCCCTGTAACGAGGAACGCGGCCTACTTCCGATGCTGCTGCTTCGTTCATGCC
- a CDS encoding ABC transporter ATP-binding protein, whose product MDVLTVDIRKAGYEEGRPVIQDVAFSVGGGELVGLIGPNGAGKSTTVKALLGLLRHVDGTVTFAGEGRRYAYVPEQPVLYEYMTLWEHLQLAASAFGLDEQTFHERANLLLKRFRMLGDRDRLPTGFSKGMQQKMMLIIGFMLEPDIYVVDEPFVGLDPRATRDFLELLQSERLRGAGVLMSTHVLDTAERICDRFLLVNEGSVVAQGSLDDVRQQAACTREATLFDCFYALT is encoded by the coding sequence ATGGACGTACTAACCGTAGATATCCGTAAGGCGGGGTATGAGGAAGGCCGCCCTGTCATCCAGGATGTCGCCTTCAGCGTGGGCGGAGGCGAGCTGGTCGGCTTGATCGGACCGAACGGGGCTGGCAAGAGCACGACTGTAAAAGCGCTTCTTGGCTTGCTGCGTCATGTGGACGGAACGGTTACGTTCGCAGGCGAGGGCAGACGATACGCTTATGTTCCGGAACAACCCGTACTCTATGAATATATGACGTTGTGGGAGCATCTACAGCTTGCGGCCTCGGCGTTCGGTCTGGACGAACAGACCTTCCACGAGCGGGCTAATTTGCTGCTGAAACGATTCCGGATGCTGGGTGACCGCGACCGGCTGCCCACCGGCTTCTCGAAGGGCATGCAGCAGAAGATGATGCTTATTATCGGCTTCATGCTGGAGCCGGATATCTATGTGGTGGATGAGCCTTTCGTCGGTCTCGATCCCCGCGCGACCAGAGATTTTCTCGAGCTGCTGCAATCCGAGAGGCTGCGCGGCGCGGGCGTCCTCATGAGTACGCATGTGCTGGACACCGCCGAGAGAATATGCGATCGCTTCCTGCTCGTTAACGAAGGTTCGGTCGTTGCCCAAGGCTCGCTTGACGATGTGCGGCAGCAGGCTGCCTGCACCCGGGAAGCGACACTGTTCGACTGTTTCTATGCCCTTACATAA